The following proteins come from a genomic window of Crassostrea angulata isolate pt1a10 chromosome 1, ASM2561291v2, whole genome shotgun sequence:
- the LOC128167567 gene encoding sodium-coupled monocarboxylate transporter 1-like: MENKVLGYVDYIVFGLSLVISLLIGIYYSRSGGKQRSVEEYLMGNRRITCLPVALSLLVTFQSGISLLGLPVEIYYYGTQIYMGVIGLVIGYTIVAAFIVPVLYPLQITSVYEYLEMRFQSRSVRLVGCVLGLLFTMTYMAVCLFLPGLAMESVTGFPKWASIAVVAVVVVIYTMMGGIKAVVWTDVFQFVVMLTGILTLIIKICSVHGFQEVWNTASDGGRLQFFNLDSDPTSRQTFWAVTIGTITSWIGNALSQSGIQRICATESIAEARKSVIFNLPAAVLYETLMTFLGVAIFAYYAMAGCDLKEAGLIQSSNEIVPYFMMEQLSEIPGLSGLFLACLFSATLSTMSSGLSAISALVWEDLIQPYFQCFSLRQGSFVTKTTVPVFAVIIVGMSFLAMNLPGTITQITLGTLSATSGPLVGVYLLGMAFPWATAKSAVISGTLAFSLCLTMTIGSNLYPTDYPRLKPVPTYGCPGTNHSLLESTESNATVNPAITALTGRFDYILTNYSKLPPMAENRTAAAPLEVQSKDDGTPWLFRVSFLWYHVTGVLTTLVLGIVLSVLSGGLSDVPCEERFVFPFVRRLRCYRKRLKIKRPLANYTEFRASFRSKMEEETRASFRSQTKYAPGNQSMSRTGKPKGSG, from the exons ATGGAAAACAAAGTGCTTGGTTACGTGGATTACATCGTTTTCGGACTTTCTTTGGTAATATCGCTGTTGATTGGGATATATTACTCCCGTTCTGGCGGGAAACAACGCTCCGTAGAAGAATATTTGATGGGAAATCGGCGAATCACGTGCCTTCCGGTTGCGCTATCACTTCTCGTGACATTTCAGTCGGGCATAAGTCTGTTAGGACTTCCGGTTGAGATTTACTATTATGGAACTCAGATCTACATGGGCGTTATCGGTCTTGTGATTGGGTACACTATCGTCGCTGCATTCATCGTACCAGTTCTTTATCCCTTACAAATAACAAGTGTATATGAG TACCTGGAGATGAGGTTTCAGTCGAGGTCCGTCCGATTAGTTGGCTGTGTTTTGGGACTTCTATTTACG ATGACCTACATGGCAGTCTGCCTGTTTCTTCCAGGCCTTGCCATGGAGTCTG TGACTGGTTTTCCTAAGTGGGCTTCCATAGCGGTGGTAGCGGTGGTTGTGGTTATCTACACAATGATG GGCGGGATAAAAGCCGTCGTCTGGACGGACGTGTTCCAGTTTGTTGTCATGTTGACTGGCATTCTTACACTCATCATTAAG ATTTGTTCTGTGCACGGCTTTCAAGAAGTATGGAACACAGCTAGCGATGGAGGAAGGCTGCAGTTCTTCAA TTTAGATTCAGATCCTACAAGCAGACAGACATTTTGGGCTGTTACCATAGGAACGATCACGTCATGGATAGGGAACGCTCTGAGCCAATCAGGGATCCAAAGAATATGTGCTACGGAGTCCATAGCGGAAGCAAGAAA GtcagtcatttttaatttgccaGCGGCTGTTTTGTACGAGACCTTGATGACATTTCTTGGTGTGGCAATATTTGCCTACTATGCTATGGCTGGTTGTGATCTCAAGGAAGCAGGGCTTATTCAAAGTTCTAATGAG ATTGTTCCGTATTTTATGATGGAACAACTGTCGGAAATCCCCGGGTTATCCGGTCTTTTTTTGGCGTGCCTCTTCAGTGCTACCCTGAG TACCATGTCGTCGGGACTAAGTGCGATCTCTGCCTTGGTTTGGGAGGACCTGATACAGCCCTATTTCCAGTGTTTCTCTCTCAGACAGGGCTCATTCGTCACCAAAACAACTG TTCCCGTATTTGCGGTTATTATCGTCGGAATGTCATTTCTTGCTATGAATTTGCCTGGAACAATAACTCAG ATTACCCTGGGAACACTATCAGCTACATCCGGGCCTTTAGTAGGGGTTTATCTCTTAGGGATGGCCTTTCCCTGGGCAACGGCAAAG TCAGCAGTTATATCCGGGACCCTCGCCTTCTCCCTGTGTTTGACCATGACGATAGGGTCTAACCTTTACCCCACTGACTACCCCAGACTCAAACCTGTTCCTACATATGGCTGTCCGGGAACCAACCACTCGCTCCTAGAATCGACTGAGAGCAATGCCACGGTTAATCCAGCCATTACAGCGTTGACTGGGCGCTTTGATTACATACTAACTAATTACAGCAAGCTTCCTCCAATGGCGGAGAACAGGACAGCCGCGGCTCCATTGGAAGTTCAAAGCAAAGATGATGG caCGCCTTGGCTGTTCCGGGTATCCTTTCTATGGTATCACGTGACTGGTGTTCTAACCACTTTGGTTTTGGGAATTGTTTTATCGGTTCTTTCAG GAGGACTCTCTGACGTACCCTGTGAAGAAAGATTCGTCTTCCCTTTCGTTCGCAGACTTCGCTGTTACCGGAAGCGACTGAAAATCAAGCGGCCATTGGCTAACTATACCGAGTTCAGAGCCTCCTTTCGTTCCAAAATGGAGGAAGAAACTCGCGCGTCTTTTCGGTCGCAAACAAAGTATGCCCCGGGGAACCAATCAATGAGCAGGACAGGGAAACCTAAGGGTTCGGGATAG